tcttctttcttCGGAGAAGAAAACATTTCAGTAATATGCATTCTTCTCTTAGTTTCTTGTGTTGCAAAAGTAGAGCTAACTGATGATGATGGTCACCAGTAAGTAAGGATAGGATAGCTGAGCTAAATTTAAAAGCTAGTGAAGATAATAAAGGAAAGGAACCATTTTGTTCTTTTAAAAATCCTCTTGTCGATATTCAACAATTTTGAATTTCTCCTGATTAAAAGTTTGAAAGTGAGAGAAGATAGAGAGGTTTGGGGTGTGTTGATTGAAATAGTCCCAAAAGAAACATAGTCATTAAAGAGAGATTCTCTTTTAAGCCGATATCTCCATGGCACGAAGGGGACGTACGAGTGAAGATGACAAAATTGCATTGCAGCCCCGTGATCTTGTGTTTCTTACCTTTTTCTGGAAAAAGGCCGGTTACTTACTGACAAAACTAGCTCCTGGCATTGCCACACACCTCATTTACCTTTACCATTTCCACTGTATATGTGTATTTGCATATTATTAGTAAAAATAGCATGAAAGCTagattatattttaacttttttattaaaaaataatttttacttattatataaaagGTAAATTgatcatttatattaaaatttttattcatttttattattaaaaattttaacactaaaaatagatagaatttagaatCAATTTATTCATTGATCTTATGTACAaaatttaatttgtctattttttctGTAGAGAGTAGTGATGGCAACAGGGTGGAGCAAGGTGGATTTTTGCCCACCCTCACCCCAACCCGATATTCCATCGCCATACCTCgagaaagaaattgaaatggGAGTAAAGATGGTAAAATAATATTGATAGTGATAAAAGTTTAAAGTTTTTAacctaattaatattaaaaagataattttgtaaatatccTAGGACGAAGCGTGCTATACACAATCCTGACCGGACTTGAAACCTGTTTCTAAGAAAAAAAAGTCGGATTAACTCAAAAACCGTCAATTTCGAATTTTTTTATCATctctaattaaaaaattaaaatgaaattgaaactcTTAATATCGTAAACTCGATTGTACTTTTATAATATAGTGTTAAATATGCATACCCATTATACTTTTACAATATAGTGTTAAATATGTGTGCGCATATACACAAGGTTCTTCCTTCTCAAATACGTTAGTTTGGTATAGAAGTATaacattaaaataagaaaaaattgcAGACACTAAAATTGGGCATCAATTTTGCTAATCAAATGTCATTTTGcatggatatttatttttatttaaccctcaacttttaaatgagaaaaaaatatatttaaacacatttaaattcattttttttattgttgaaataatCACAACTAAACTAAAATTAAGTCCGTaatatttcactaatattatatAAAACCAATTATGATAAACCGAGATCCTGTGCTTCTCTCCATCTACTCCTAGGATTCATTTGTTGGCgaatccatttttttctttctttgatttGCTTATTCGAGGTTTAAGTGACAAGCACCTAGCCATCGAAGACATGGCGAGACCTAGTCCATTTTTGTCCTTTCTTTATGCTTAGTCATGGGGAACTTTTCAATAAATTCTATGAtcattagtttattattattggtGAAAGAAAGAGTAAATCCATGTTAAGGAGAGAAAAAAAAGGCGACCAAATCGAGACACATTGCTCATTACCGACCTTGTCTAAAATTGGAGGAAGAAGACAGGATGAATTGATATAATATGCAAACTATTCcaagaaaaaacaaaatgttacctcttattatattttcattaacAGAATTCTTGGTGTGCCTGCCAGCATACATCCCACCTGAGATGAGTGATTAATTAAATTCATTAGCTAATTATCTGATTTCGCATGTGATTCACCGACAAAAGATTGCTAAGCTAGACGACATTTTAAcagatatattatatatacatatatattgcgACTATGGATCAACTGATGTCTTCACAAAGATGGATAATCTAACATAACTAGAAGGCCATTTTAGGCATGGGTATTAGATACGGGTATATCATGTCCAATTCTTCTATGAAAAATTTCATGTATTTAAAGAACCTTAGTTAAAATGTAATATTCCCATATTTATGTCTAGATATGCTTCGGATATATAGGAATCTAACATAGATATTTCGAATAAAATGAGAGCCGGAAAAAGATAGTAGGCCATAGCAGATAACAAAGAGCCTGAAATGTTTCACTTAAGAAGAAGAATATACATATAAACAATGATAACATTAATGGCTGAGACAACCCCATgttatataaaacaaaacaaaaaaaaaatccctgAAAATGGATTAAGGTCCACCCCGCAGGTGTTTCCGATCATGAATTACCAAATAAGCACTAGTCATCTCTTCTATAAGCCACATACTCCATGAAGAAACATAAAATTGCTATTAATGAAACTCCTAGCATCTAAGAACAGAAGCTAATGATGGCCATTGGCATGTAGGCTACTAAGTTACTATGTGATTTACAATGGTATAAGCTCTAGCTATTGTTAAGGCAAAAGCAAAAAAGATAAATATACAATCAATAATGGCAGAAATTCGTCTGAGCACTAGTCCTACAGATGATGCCCACGATCACCTTGATATTCCATCAAAACTAAAGGTGGAGTGAACAGTGGAATAGTGCAGTGAACTGAGGGTTCATACCTCAGGCAAACTGTGGGGTCTTTACATCTGTTTGGCTGGTTTAGATTTAGCATCCCCATTTCCAGGAAAGGGTGGAACTGTAGGGAGATCATTATCAGCAGTCGTTACCACAGCAGCCGTCTTAGATGTTCTCACTGTAGGTGAAAAGAAAGTTTTCGGAACTCCATAGTTAACGAATCCTTGTTGATTCCCAGTCTCAGCTCTATGGCTGAGTGGGCATCTTTGACTACCTATCTCTACTCTAGCTAATGTTGAACACTGCATTCTTGTGATTGAAAGGAGCAGCATTGTCAAATTACCACTTTTAAGATAGCAAACATAATACACCATAAGATGGATAACATTTACAAATTGAACAAGTACACTCTTTGCCACTTCACAGATAGCAATTTACTTCAGCACACCAGGATCAGAGGGATTGCACCTAGCCTTGAAAAGTACAGCAGCAAAGCTGATTGTGCTGAAGCAAACTGTATCATTCTAGAGAACCCATCAATCATGAACCATGTTTTACATAGGCCATCATACAGCAAGCATCCAAAGTTAAGGAACCTATTTCAAATACCTGTGAAACAAAATAATCTACCTCCTAAATTCAAACATATCAACTTTATTTTTCTGGTATCTCCTTCCTTTAGACATATATAAACTGACTATTAATTGGTGTCATTTGGAAATCTTGACAAACCAGTTCTTTCCTAGTTAATGAGGAAGTTCTTCATTGTTTGTGAGGATGGTTTCATCATTTGaaatttcttcctttttgctGCATGGAATATAATTCattatgaatcgaattttcagaaaAGGGAGTGGGAAACTTGCCCTTTATTTCTCCAAAAGTGATAAGCCTATTAAGACAATCTCGGAACTTTGTCAAAACAACTCTTTCATGCTCTGCATCAATCTGTATCATGCCCTTTCCACAAGGCAATTGTGAAGATGTGCTGTAGCCATCATCCATGATCCCATTAAGTGAAGCAGCTGCTGTGAACGTTGTGTCTTGTTCATCACACATCAATGCCAAAGTTGCTGGAGACATAGGTCTTCCCTCTGGCATATCAGCAACATCTGTGCAAGAATTCTCAGGGTCAGATTTAACAGCCTGGTTCGAACTCGAACAATTGTCAGCCCTGGTTTTTTCAGCAACAAAATCCTTCTGGCTTTCCAGCTTGTCTTGAGTGGATGATGCAAGGGAAATTTCTGAGTGATCTTCTCCCCCTTCAATCAAACTTCTCTGGTCTGAATGTATACAGAAATTAAAGAAGATCCATTAGATGAAAAGTTGCAATTCATCAACTTCTTCTGACAGATTCAAAAATAATTGCTGAACACATAATCCAACTTAAAAATACTTGCTAGAACAAATATGGTCCAAACTAAAGTAGAGaaaatatttacagaaacaaCATCAATAACAATTTTCAGAACATTTTTAATGCAAAGGAAGACTTTTAACTTTAAAAGCTGAAATTACATCTTCAAGTAAAACAAAAGTTGTACGAGTAATTTATTcatcacaaagaaaaaaaattgtaccaTTAATCTCTTTGGATGATTCAAATAAACAGCATTATGCAAATCTTTTTCTATAAGAGAGAAATACATCAGTAGACAAAAGTAGCTAGAGATGAATATAGCAAAGCAAGTATAAGTTGAAGATCATACATGACAACTTTCACTGTGTTCTTGGATAAATAAGCACAAATGATCTTCTGCCTACTCATGAAAAAACTTGAATTAAGCACTGAAGCATATCAGGAACTAGACACTTCAAATTAGACCATAGAATTGAATTGTTTTACAAGCACTCCATATACCTGCAAGTATCTTTGCAGCTTCTCTGGATAGAACTACCAAAACAGAGCAAAGCTCCTTCAAGTCCTGCTTTTGAATAATGTCCGCAAACAGAGACCTTCCACCAAAATTCATAAATTAGTTTCTATAACAAGCAGAATATAATATCTTTCCGTCAAGACTCTTCATTTACCTATATGATAATTTTGATGGGCCTACTGCAGTACCAGCACGAGAAACTGACATAGAAGACAAGGAAGAGGAGGGAATAGAAGCTCTGATAAGATTTGTCTGATTAACATATAAAGTAAGCACCATCCATAAGTTTTAGGAGCATAAACTAAAAGCAATGATGAGAAAGCTTTTACACTAACAGTGGCAGGAGAATGAGAACGGAAAAACTAAATTCACTAGCTGAGCACACATTCTTTTCTATCAAAAAAGAAGTACTATTGTAAGATTATTCAAATAAGATTTGGAAAGTTTATCCAAAGCAAAATGCCCATAATTATGCATAGACCTATTTACCTGTTGCAAATGTCCAAGACTGTGAACAGATGGATCCTTGGCAGTTGACCCCAAAAGGAGTTCCTGACTTTTTCTCTTCTTAGACACTGGGGCAGATGCATAACCAGATGACCCAATTGCTCCAGTTGTGGTAGCATTTGCTGCCTGCTGGATGTATGCCATATTGTTGGCATAGTCACCATGAAATAGAGCCTGTCTCTCTTCGCTCCCCTTAAATTTTTTGCAGCCCATGCATTTGCAGCTTTCGGAGCAAAGAATGTTGGCTTGGAAACACTCACAGTACTTTCTAAGACACCCAGATCTTTTACAATGACATCCTTTGCTGTGTTTTCCCAGCATCAAAACTTCCCCAGCCTCCTAAAGATGATCCAAATTAGTTCATATGAGAATGCCAATTGCAGCAagatttatcaaataaaaaaggCATTCATgttatactttaaattttatgttttgctattaaaaaaaaaaggctcAGCTCAGGCCCATTTTCCAAGAGTGTAACCATACAGAATTTAGAGAAGAGGATATCAAATATGTGATAAAATCAAATGCATGGTCATACATTTCAACAGAAGGATATCATTTTAAATGATTCTGTATATTACTACTGGACCATCAATGATTAAAGGCAACAAAGTTATGACCTTGCTAAACGTGTTAACTGAGCCTCATGAAGAATAGCATCCCCAATAATAAAAGAACCAACTAAAAGAACATACAGCTTTTTGTTGAATGCATACTGTAAAATCTATGAGGTAACTTTGTACTTGATAatgtgaagagaaaaaaaaagagtttgacCTGCGTACCTTGTTATCTTTTGCACCATGTGAACTGCTATTAATTTTTGGCCTGAAAGCATTTAGATTGCTCTTCAAAGTTGCTCCAACAGAATCTCGTCTCACAGCTTCATACTCAACATTTTTATAACAATTAACACAATTGCACTCATCACAATACATGCCAGATGCAAAGCATTCACAGTACCTGACCAAGGCTTTGCAATATTAACTTCCTATATCTTATATCATCAGTCACGTTGACAACATTTCAAATGCAAAAAATGGCTCAATCATATTATATAAACACACAAATCATAAACAAGACAGTCTAAAGATACTACCATCCAAATGACCAGGAAAGCTGACTAGATGCTACTAATAGAAGTCATAACCTATCCCCATCTTTTCCCTCTCACGGACACTTCTTGACAGATCGAACATACAACTACAAATCTAGTTAGTGTGTTGGAACACATTTTTACATCTTTTGTAGACCATAAATTGAATGGGTTAGAAATAAATAGAAGGAAATGTTAGCTTAAGGAAATATTTTAACAGAAGCATCTCTTATCGAAGCATGCCAAGGGTCTGGGCCATTTGGACGGAGAAAGTGCATTTTTGGAATTGAAGGCATTTTCCTCCTGTTTCTGCCATTTGTAGAGTTCATCTTCTTCTGCAATTGGTAAAGACGGAAATATTCCAAAACCTTATACTACTTGCACTCTGAAGCTGCTCAAGCCAGACCCATATAATTGTGGAAAAGGTTTAGAAGGTGATGCAGAACGAACTTAAAAGTTAGGAAGTACCACTTATCAGGCTGATGAAAAGTGATACTTGATTCAGCTAGGGGCTAGTGATACAGAAATGGATATTGTGAGAAATATCTCTAAGAACTATTGTTAACTAACTCATTGTACTTACAGTTTTAGACACCGAAAATGTTTACAGTTAGAGTGCTTCTGC
The sequence above is drawn from the Gossypium hirsutum isolate 1008001.06 chromosome A05, Gossypium_hirsutum_v2.1, whole genome shotgun sequence genome and encodes:
- the LOC107958755 gene encoding protein tesmin/TSO1-like CXC 5 isoform X2, which translates into the protein MDVASWSPAAASVNQRQQPQIKQQVAATISVAAGQSHPLTTASSSVVYCECFASGMYCDECNCVNCYKNVEYEAVRRDSVGATLKSNLNAFRPKINSSSHGAKDNKEAGEVLMLGKHSKGCHCKRSGCLRKYCECFQANILCSESCKCMGCKKFKGSEERQALFHGDYANNMAYIQQAANATTTGAIGSSGYASAPVSKKRKSQELLLGSTAKDPSVHSLGHLQQTNLIRASIPSSSLSSMSVSRAGTAVGPSKLSYRSLFADIIQKQDLKELCSVLVVLSREAAKILADQRSLIEGGEDHSEISLASSTQDKLESQKDFVAEKTRADNCSSSNQAVKSDPENSCTDVADMPEGRPMSPATLALMCDEQDTTFTAAASLNGIMDDGYSTSSQLPCGKGMIQIDAEHERVVLTKFRDCLNRLITFGEIKGKFPTPFSENSIHNELYSMQQKGRNFK
- the LOC107958755 gene encoding protein tesmin/TSO1-like CXC 5 isoform X1 — translated: MDVASWSPAAASVNQRQQPQIKQQVAATISVAAGQSHPLTTASSSVVKPESLKAKTRPNELNDGAPKKQKHSNCKHFRCLKLYCECFASGMYCDECNCVNCYKNVEYEAVRRDSVGATLKSNLNAFRPKINSSSHGAKDNKEAGEVLMLGKHSKGCHCKRSGCLRKYCECFQANILCSESCKCMGCKKFKGSEERQALFHGDYANNMAYIQQAANATTTGAIGSSGYASAPVSKKRKSQELLLGSTAKDPSVHSLGHLQQTNLIRASIPSSSLSSMSVSRAGTAVGPSKLSYRSLFADIIQKQDLKELCSVLVVLSREAAKILADQRSLIEGGEDHSEISLASSTQDKLESQKDFVAEKTRADNCSSSNQAVKSDPENSCTDVADMPEGRPMSPATLALMCDEQDTTFTAAASLNGIMDDGYSTSSQLPCGKGMIQIDAEHERVVLTKFRDCLNRLITFGEIKGKFPTPFSENSIHNELYSMQQKGRNFK